In Halobaculum sp. XH14, a single genomic region encodes these proteins:
- a CDS encoding helix-turn-helix domain-containing protein: MGLVAEFEIHCDALPLVTVPTAVPEATVTLDLQFTHGDRPLFIATVTGGSRTAVENALDDAVDVRAWTLVGRAGDTRRYQVHPALSLEEQLGERLDDLAGLEALATADAIIERIEVEPDGWRQTGWFADRDAFGSFSSFWRRNVGFRLHRLTRDGEPESPGDGLTDRQHEALRTAYELGYFDVPRRTSLDAVATELGISASSASERLRRAQSRLIEETVATTWPPLPD; the protein is encoded by the coding sequence ATGGGACTCGTCGCCGAGTTCGAGATCCACTGTGACGCGCTCCCGCTCGTTACGGTCCCGACAGCGGTCCCCGAGGCGACGGTGACGCTCGACCTGCAGTTCACCCACGGCGACCGGCCGCTGTTCATCGCCACCGTGACCGGGGGCTCCCGGACGGCGGTCGAGAACGCTCTCGACGACGCCGTCGACGTTCGGGCGTGGACCCTCGTGGGTCGCGCCGGGGACACCCGTCGGTACCAGGTCCACCCGGCGCTCAGCCTGGAGGAACAGCTCGGCGAGCGCCTCGACGACCTCGCGGGGCTCGAAGCGCTCGCCACGGCCGACGCCATCATCGAACGCATCGAGGTGGAGCCGGACGGGTGGCGCCAGACGGGCTGGTTCGCCGACCGGGACGCGTTCGGGTCGTTCTCGTCGTTCTGGCGGCGGAACGTCGGGTTTCGGCTGCACCGGCTCACCCGTGACGGCGAGCCCGAATCGCCGGGCGACGGGCTCACCGACCGCCAGCACGAGGCGCTCCGAACGGCCTACGAACTGGGGTACTTCGACGTTCCACGCCGGACGTCGCTGGACGCGGTTGCGACGGAGTTGGGTATCTCGGCGTCCTCGGCGTCGGAGCGGCTGCGTCGCGCTCAGAGCCGGCTCATCGAGGAAACGGTGGCGACGACGTGGCCGCCCCTCCCGGACTGA
- a CDS encoding HPP family protein codes for MKRTLAEATYAGALLAAAGALAWATGRPLVFPSLGPSAYLLATAPERTSDRELLGGHAIGVLAGLVSYHALAAGNGILVGFDPGGAVGAHVVASGVVSVVLTTAGMALTDARHAPACATTLIVSLGLLPTLGDALVIAVGVSGLYAASVVAERLGFAGRPR; via the coding sequence GTGAAACGAACGCTCGCGGAGGCGACGTACGCCGGCGCGCTGCTCGCGGCGGCGGGCGCGCTCGCGTGGGCGACCGGCAGGCCGCTCGTCTTTCCGAGCCTCGGCCCCTCCGCGTACCTGCTCGCGACCGCGCCCGAGCGGACGAGCGACCGCGAACTGCTCGGGGGCCACGCGATCGGCGTGCTCGCGGGGCTCGTCTCCTATCACGCGCTGGCGGCCGGCAACGGAATCCTGGTCGGCTTCGACCCCGGCGGCGCGGTCGGCGCCCACGTCGTCGCCAGCGGGGTCGTCTCGGTCGTCCTCACGACGGCCGGGATGGCGCTCACCGACGCCCGGCACGCGCCGGCCTGCGCGACGACGCTCATCGTCTCGCTCGGCCTGCTCCCCACGCTGGGCGACGCGCTCGTCATCGCCGTCGGCGTGAGCGGCCTGTACGCCGCCTCGGTGGTCGCGGAACGACTGGGGTTCGCCGGCCGACCCCGGTAG
- a CDS encoding acyl-CoA thioesterase, with protein MTFETTVEPRYRDLDTMGHVNNAVYASYLEHGRAAFFREEIGTELHESNVALASLSIDFRRPIEGLDEVTVSLAVEDLGTTSATIAYEISHDGEPAASAETVQVALDDDGRPTPIEGAARDAFERHLDS; from the coding sequence ATGACCTTCGAGACGACCGTGGAGCCGCGGTATCGGGACCTCGACACGATGGGTCACGTCAACAACGCGGTGTACGCCTCGTATCTCGAACACGGACGCGCCGCGTTCTTCCGCGAGGAGATCGGGACCGAGCTTCACGAGTCGAACGTCGCGCTCGCCTCGCTCTCGATCGACTTCCGGCGGCCGATCGAGGGGCTCGACGAGGTGACCGTCTCGCTGGCCGTCGAGGACCTCGGGACCACCAGCGCGACGATCGCCTACGAGATCAGCCACGACGGCGAGCCGGCCGCGTCGGCCGAGACGGTGCAGGTCGCGCTGGACGACGACGGCCGACCGACGCCGATCGAGGGCGCGGCCAGGGACGCGTTCGAGCGTCATCTCGACTCGTGA
- a CDS encoding MFS transporter: MSDQQVADGVATGRTGTGSRRVLAVVAGANFSQLGVRFLLGAVVPFVLVEFETSKSVVGLALTGMWAAYALLQFPSGVLADRFGERPLLLAGVGGAAGGATLVAVAPSVALFGVAAVLLGAGAGLFFAPASSLLSRLFEARGGALGALTAGGAFAGVAFPALGGVVAEAWGWRVAVGLGALVAVPVLGATAAIVPDLDPTNPGREFAAAVDPGRLVGLLTRPGLAYTTVVASCTGFTFQAVSSFFPTFLVEYRGLDPATAGLAFGAAFALSSLAQPLAGRASDLVSRDAAIAGSVTLAGLGILTLVEVPGTGGLFVGTAVLGVGISWPGTIQARVMDRLSDAERGYGFGLVRTTYMLLAASGSVVVGALADAGGWPLAYGTVVGLLSCCLALLGLNRALRLGL; this comes from the coding sequence GTGAGCGACCAGCAGGTGGCCGACGGCGTGGCGACGGGCCGGACCGGAACCGGATCGCGGCGCGTGCTCGCGGTGGTCGCGGGCGCGAACTTCAGTCAGCTGGGCGTCAGGTTCCTGCTCGGCGCGGTCGTCCCGTTCGTCCTCGTCGAGTTCGAGACGTCCAAGTCGGTCGTCGGGCTCGCGCTCACCGGGATGTGGGCCGCCTACGCGCTGTTGCAGTTCCCGAGCGGCGTGCTCGCCGACCGGTTCGGCGAGCGCCCGCTGCTCCTCGCCGGGGTTGGTGGCGCGGCGGGCGGCGCGACGCTGGTGGCGGTCGCGCCCTCGGTCGCGCTGTTCGGCGTCGCGGCGGTCCTGCTCGGCGCGGGGGCGGGGTTGTTCTTCGCCCCCGCGTCGTCGCTGCTCTCCCGGCTCTTCGAGGCACGGGGCGGCGCGCTCGGCGCGCTGACGGCCGGCGGCGCGTTCGCCGGCGTCGCGTTCCCGGCGCTCGGCGGGGTCGTCGCCGAGGCGTGGGGCTGGCGGGTCGCCGTCGGGCTCGGCGCGCTGGTCGCGGTGCCGGTGCTCGGGGCGACGGCGGCGATCGTGCCCGACCTCGACCCGACCAACCCGGGCCGCGAGTTCGCCGCCGCCGTGGACCCCGGTCGGCTGGTCGGGCTGCTGACGCGGCCGGGCCTCGCGTACACGACCGTCGTGGCCAGCTGCACCGGCTTCACGTTCCAGGCGGTCTCCTCCTTCTTCCCGACGTTCCTCGTCGAGTACCGGGGTCTCGACCCCGCGACCGCGGGGCTGGCGTTCGGAGCCGCGTTCGCCCTCTCCTCGCTCGCCCAGCCGCTGGCCGGCCGGGCGTCGGATCTCGTCTCGCGGGACGCCGCGATCGCGGGGAGCGTCACGCTCGCCGGGCTCGGGATCCTCACGCTCGTCGAGGTTCCCGGGACGGGAGGGCTCTTCGTGGGCACCGCGGTACTCGGGGTGGGAATCTCGTGGCCCGGGACGATCCAGGCGCGGGTCATGGACCGGCTCTCGGACGCCGAACGCGGCTACGGCTTCGGGCTCGTCAGGACGACGTACATGCTGCTGGCCGCGTCCGGGAGCGTCGTGGTCGGCGCGCTCGCGGACGCGGGCGGCTGGCCGCTGGCCTACGGGACCGTCGTCGGGCTGCTGTCGTGCTGTCTGGCGCTGCTCGGGCTGAACCGGGCGCTTCGGCTCGGGCTGTAG
- a CDS encoding TrmB family transcriptional regulator, producing the protein MSQVELSATQRRILATLLEEYESAPVKGEIIADALDRTAGSTRNEFRSLKALGLIEGIPGPKGGYKPTAAAYDVLSYQDLEEPERLVLAHEHDRVSATVDTIDLIDVGEPDRCRARIHFQEAVDGLAVGDPVVVGPTPVSKLVVVGAVEAVAETADEVVLDVGAMEAPFSDG; encoded by the coding sequence ATGAGCCAGGTGGAGCTGAGCGCGACGCAGCGACGGATACTCGCGACGCTGCTCGAGGAGTACGAGAGCGCGCCCGTGAAGGGGGAGATCATCGCGGACGCCCTCGACCGGACCGCGGGGAGCACCCGCAACGAGTTCCGGAGCCTGAAGGCGCTGGGGCTGATCGAGGGGATTCCCGGGCCGAAAGGCGGCTACAAGCCGACCGCGGCCGCCTACGACGTCCTGAGCTATCAGGACCTCGAGGAGCCCGAACGGCTCGTCCTCGCGCACGAACACGACCGCGTCAGCGCGACCGTCGACACGATCGACCTGATCGACGTCGGGGAGCCGGACCGCTGCCGGGCGCGGATCCACTTCCAGGAGGCCGTCGACGGGCTCGCGGTCGGCGATCCGGTCGTCGTCGGGCCGACCCCCGTCTCGAAGCTCGTGGTCGTCGGCGCGGTCGAGGCGGTCGCGGAGACCGCGGACGAGGTCGTTCTGGACGTTGGCGCGATGGAAGCGCCGTTCTCGGACGGGTAG
- the nadE gene encoding NAD(+) synthase, with protein sequence MTGTETSGADAGRSEPRRALRTDPERLASTHERATSFVRSVVDESGANGVVVRLRGDVDSTVTAAVAVDALGADDVHGLVLPCTLGSEANARDAEAVADLLGVDATRVQLHRLLAGFRETVGGELAPAADTVTTMNVVARLRMTCAYFLANATRRLVVGSTTRTDRLLGDWTKHGDGAADLLPLGHLFETEVRALAAHLDVPEFVIEPSAGPDRWGGFADEPTRDVPAETVDRVLALAIEDGRTVEGTADALGVDAELVEHLAGRHAGTRHKRRRPARPDRNEATSG encoded by the coding sequence GTGACGGGCACCGAGACGAGCGGGGCCGACGCCGGCCGGAGCGAGCCACGGCGGGCGCTGCGAACGGACCCGGAACGGCTGGCGTCGACACACGAGCGAGCGACCTCGTTCGTGCGGAGCGTCGTGGACGAGAGCGGCGCGAACGGCGTCGTGGTCCGGCTCCGCGGCGACGTGGACTCGACGGTGACCGCCGCCGTCGCGGTCGACGCGCTCGGAGCCGACGACGTCCACGGGCTGGTGTTGCCCTGCACCCTCGGCAGCGAGGCGAACGCCCGGGACGCCGAGGCGGTCGCCGACCTGCTCGGCGTCGACGCGACGCGGGTTCAGCTCCACAGGCTCCTCGCCGGCTTCCGGGAGACCGTCGGCGGCGAACTGGCCCCCGCCGCGGACACGGTCACGACGATGAACGTGGTCGCCCGGCTCCGGATGACCTGCGCGTACTTCCTGGCGAACGCGACCCGCCGACTCGTCGTCGGGTCGACGACGCGTACCGACCGGCTGCTCGGCGACTGGACGAAACACGGCGACGGCGCGGCCGACCTGCTCCCGCTCGGCCACCTGTTCGAGACGGAGGTTCGGGCGCTCGCGGCCCACCTCGACGTGCCCGAGTTCGTGATCGAACCATCCGCGGGACCGGATCGGTGGGGCGGGTTCGCGGACGAACCGACCCGGGACGTCCCCGCCGAGACGGTCGATCGCGTCCTCGCGCTGGCGATCGAGGACGGTCGGACCGTCGAGGGCACCGCGGACGCGCTCGGCGTCGACGCGGAACTGGTCGAACACCTCGCCGGCCGGCACGCGGGCACCCGCCACAAGCGGCGTCGTCCCGCACGTCCCGACCGAAACGAGGCGACTTCCGGATGA
- a CDS encoding DUF7501 family protein, whose protein sequence is MSATETWTDPNSCPFCGEQLPSPGAGFVDHIDETPDCESRFGVWRDRIGDDIQGDWSG, encoded by the coding sequence ATGTCAGCGACCGAGACGTGGACCGACCCGAACAGCTGCCCGTTCTGTGGCGAACAGCTGCCGTCGCCGGGGGCGGGGTTCGTCGACCACATCGACGAGACGCCCGACTGCGAGTCCCGCTTCGGGGTCTGGCGGGATCGGATCGGCGACGACATTCAGGGAGACTGGAGCGGGTGA
- a CDS encoding NAD-dependent epimerase/dehydratase family protein, with amino-acid sequence MDVLITGAHGVVGTAITDYLGDDARYEFTLLDVEPGDGPGETVVADVREYDEVRPHFEGKDAVVHLALVPGTGGAWSRELGWSEPLADNLEALHNVTETAVDADLDSLVFASSNHAVGMVEVRNAPDVYHDGEVLAGHDEPHRPDSRYGLTKSYGEDLGRLAAQAHGIRFYGLRLGSVKPPEYDHPYGDAERGVDRGDWERGSEAYDEQVARLKGLWQSRRDVAHMVDCCLQDESVEWDHFYGVSANERRWLDDLAYARETVGYDPRDAGEEWDGPPE; translated from the coding sequence ATGGACGTCCTCATCACCGGCGCGCACGGCGTCGTCGGCACCGCCATCACCGACTACCTCGGCGACGACGCGCGCTACGAGTTCACGCTGCTCGACGTCGAACCCGGCGACGGTCCCGGCGAGACCGTCGTCGCCGACGTGCGCGAGTACGACGAGGTTCGCCCGCACTTCGAGGGCAAGGACGCCGTGGTCCACCTCGCGCTGGTTCCGGGCACCGGCGGGGCGTGGTCACGCGAACTCGGCTGGTCCGAGCCGCTCGCGGACAACCTCGAGGCGCTCCACAACGTCACCGAGACCGCCGTCGACGCCGACCTCGACTCGCTCGTGTTCGCCTCCTCGAATCACGCCGTCGGGATGGTCGAGGTCCGGAACGCCCCCGACGTCTATCACGACGGCGAGGTGCTGGCCGGCCACGACGAACCGCACCGACCCGACTCCCGCTACGGGCTGACGAAGAGCTACGGCGAGGACCTGGGCAGGCTGGCCGCCCAAGCGCACGGGATCAGGTTCTACGGGCTCCGGCTCGGCTCCGTGAAGCCGCCCGAGTACGACCACCCGTACGGCGACGCCGAACGGGGCGTCGACCGGGGCGACTGGGAGCGGGGCAGCGAGGCGTACGACGAGCAGGTCGCCCGCCTGAAGGGGCTCTGGCAGTCCCGCCGCGACGTGGCCCACATGGTCGACTGCTGTCTGCAGGACGAGTCGGTCGAGTGGGACCACTTCTACGGGGTGAGCGCGAACGAGCGCCGCTGGCTCGACGACCTGGCGTACGCCCGCGAGACCGTGGGCTACGACCCCCGCGACGCGGGCGAGGAGTGGGACGGCCCGCCCGAGTGA
- a CDS encoding DUF892 family protein has translation MSSDRVIELLRKAYGDEMETVMNYQANAIVLEGVSAEEIKESLKADVQEELGHAERIGQRLKQLDARPPGSAEFTANQHSLQPPADTTDVLAVINGVLDAEEDAISTYKSLIEAAREADDPVTEDLGVTVLADEEAHRTEFRGFKKEYERE, from the coding sequence ATGTCCAGCGACCGCGTCATCGAACTGCTCCGGAAGGCGTACGGCGACGAGATGGAGACGGTGATGAACTACCAGGCGAACGCCATCGTCCTCGAGGGCGTGAGCGCCGAGGAGATCAAGGAGAGCCTCAAGGCCGACGTCCAGGAGGAGCTCGGGCACGCCGAACGGATCGGTCAGCGTCTCAAACAGCTCGACGCGCGCCCCCCCGGGTCGGCGGAGTTCACGGCCAACCAGCACAGCCTCCAGCCGCCCGCGGACACGACGGACGTGCTCGCGGTCATCAACGGCGTGCTCGACGCCGAGGAGGACGCCATCTCGACGTACAAGTCGCTCATCGAGGCCGCCAGGGAGGCGGACGACCCGGTGACCGAGGACCTCGGCGTGACGGTGCTCGCCGACGAGGAGGCCCACCGGACGGAGTTCCGCGGGTTCAAGAAGGAGTACGAGCGCGAGTAG
- a CDS encoding archaemetzincin family Zn-dependent metalloprotease, which produces MLVDIVPVGDVSAEEKREASAALRSVYDCEVSVHDEQTIPEGAYDRSRSQYRAEQFIELVSRVGEGEKNIGITSEDLYYRRRNYVFGLAYLNGNGSVISTYRLQTSSDGGISSKPSGEVFSDRVRKEIVHEIGHTLGLEHCDNNKCVMSFSPTVREVDVKEENLCGTCSRTVR; this is translated from the coding sequence ATGCTCGTCGACATCGTGCCCGTGGGGGACGTCTCCGCCGAGGAAAAGCGGGAGGCGTCGGCGGCGCTCCGTTCCGTGTACGACTGCGAGGTGTCCGTACACGACGAGCAGACCATCCCCGAGGGCGCGTACGACCGCAGCCGGAGCCAGTACCGGGCCGAGCAGTTCATCGAGCTCGTCTCCCGGGTCGGCGAGGGCGAGAAGAACATCGGCATCACCTCGGAGGACCTCTACTACCGGCGGCGCAACTACGTGTTCGGGCTCGCCTACCTCAACGGCAACGGCTCGGTCATCTCCACCTACCGACTGCAGACCTCCTCGGACGGCGGCATCTCCTCGAAGCCCTCCGGCGAGGTGTTCTCGGACCGCGTCCGCAAGGAGATCGTCCACGAGATCGGCCACACGCTCGGGCTGGAACACTGTGACAACAACAAGTGCGTGATGAGCTTCTCCCCGACGGTGCGCGAGGTCGACGTGAAGGAGGAGAACCTCTGTGGCACCTGCTCGCGGACGGTCCGCTGA
- a CDS encoding UPF0146 family protein encodes MSESRRHAVAEFLARYATLCEVGVGRRPEVAADLAERGRTVTATDVEERPAPDGVRFVRDDVVDAADRADPGDHYRADAVYALNLPPELHRPILAVARTVDADCLFTTLGGDPPTVDARPVTLAGGETLYVARERHGAADHE; translated from the coding sequence GTGTCCGAGAGTCGCCGTCACGCCGTCGCCGAGTTCCTCGCCCGGTACGCGACGCTCTGTGAGGTCGGCGTCGGCCGCCGCCCGGAGGTCGCCGCCGACCTCGCCGAGCGCGGCCGAACGGTCACGGCGACCGACGTCGAGGAGCGGCCGGCCCCCGACGGCGTCCGGTTCGTCCGCGACGACGTGGTCGACGCCGCCGACCGCGCGGACCCCGGCGACCACTACCGCGCCGACGCGGTGTACGCGCTGAACCTCCCGCCGGAACTCCACCGGCCGATCCTCGCGGTCGCCCGCACGGTCGACGCCGATTGCCTGTTCACGACGCTCGGCGGCGACCCACCGACCGTCGACGCCAGGCCGGTGACGCTCGCGGGGGGCGAGACGCTGTACGTCGCCCGCGAGCGCCACGGAGCGGCCGACCACGAGTGA
- a CDS encoding TIGR01548 family HAD-type hydrolase: MRVDAVVLDVDGVLVDVADSYRRAVVESVERLHGDTLPKADLQAFKDAGGFNNDWLLSDAVALYVLARERGLAADVAEFTDRIAERGGGLAGARAVVRNALGDEAADAVEADRDHDRLRETFQALYLGGDLYRDIEGGEPPFEARGFIHDEPVILTPETLGALRDGYDLGVVTGRPRDEADIALERAGVALPEEHRFTMDDWDEGKPHPRALVTLAERLGADRIAFVGDTLDDVRTAVNAAAADDERAYFGIGVLTGGLTGEEGRAKYADAGATAVVGSVNDLPGLLE; this comes from the coding sequence ATGCGAGTTGACGCGGTCGTGCTCGACGTGGACGGCGTGCTCGTCGACGTCGCCGACTCCTACCGCCGGGCGGTCGTCGAGTCCGTCGAACGGCTCCACGGCGACACGCTGCCGAAGGCGGACCTCCAGGCGTTCAAGGACGCCGGCGGGTTCAACAACGACTGGCTGCTGTCGGACGCGGTCGCGCTGTACGTCCTCGCCCGCGAGCGGGGGCTGGCGGCCGACGTGGCCGAGTTCACCGACCGGATCGCCGAGCGCGGCGGCGGGCTGGCGGGGGCGCGAGCCGTCGTCCGAAACGCGCTCGGCGACGAGGCGGCCGACGCGGTGGAGGCCGACCGGGACCACGACCGACTGCGCGAGACGTTCCAGGCGCTCTACCTCGGCGGTGACCTGTACCGCGACATCGAGGGCGGCGAGCCGCCGTTCGAGGCGCGCGGGTTCATCCACGACGAGCCGGTCATCCTGACGCCCGAAACCCTCGGCGCGCTCCGCGACGGGTACGACCTCGGCGTCGTCACCGGCCGGCCGCGGGACGAGGCCGACATCGCGCTGGAGCGCGCCGGGGTGGCCCTCCCCGAGGAGCACCGGTTCACGATGGACGACTGGGATGAGGGGAAGCCCCACCCGCGAGCGCTCGTCACGCTCGCCGAACGGCTCGGGGCCGACCGGATCGCGTTCGTCGGCGACACGCTCGACGACGTGCGGACGGCCGTCAACGCCGCCGCGGCCGACGACGAGCGCGCCTACTTCGGCATCGGCGTCCTGACCGGCGGATTGACGGGCGAGGAGGGGCGGGCGAAGTACGCCGACGCGGGCGCGACCGCCGTCGTCGGGAGCGTGAACGACCTGCCGGGGCTGCTGGAGTGA
- a CDS encoding DUF7534 family protein, with amino-acid sequence MRRTRLLQFLTYVALLDVLALALAARFAPPDPFTQLVALGPMLLVAPVLAYWFVYVRGRTEPERD; translated from the coding sequence ATGCGCCGAACGCGACTGCTGCAGTTCCTGACGTACGTCGCGCTGCTGGACGTGCTTGCGCTCGCGCTCGCAGCGCGGTTCGCACCGCCCGACCCGTTCACGCAACTCGTCGCGCTCGGTCCGATGCTGCTCGTCGCGCCCGTGCTCGCCTACTGGTTCGTGTACGTCCGCGGGCGGACCGAACCCGAGCGGGACTGA
- the npdG gene encoding NADPH-dependent F420 reductase: MRIALLGGTGDVGEGLALRWGLETNHELLVGSRDPEKARDAAESYVGTVSAAGGDATVKGFTNGMAADRADVVVLSVPPYHVSDTVESVADVLDDDDVVVTPAAGMKRDDDGFHYHPPGAGSVTALVREAVPEHVPVVGAFHNLAAGRLADLEADLGIDTLVIGDDADATATVSRLAEEIEGLRALDAGGLANAAEVESLTPLLVNVATNNEGMHDLGVRFS, translated from the coding sequence ATGCGAATCGCGTTACTCGGCGGTACCGGCGACGTCGGCGAGGGGCTGGCCCTCCGCTGGGGGCTGGAAACGAACCACGAACTGCTCGTCGGCTCCCGCGACCCGGAGAAAGCACGCGACGCGGCCGAGTCGTACGTCGGGACCGTCTCGGCGGCCGGCGGAGACGCGACCGTGAAGGGGTTCACCAACGGGATGGCCGCCGACCGCGCGGACGTGGTCGTCCTCTCGGTCCCGCCGTACCACGTCTCGGACACGGTCGAGTCGGTCGCCGACGTGCTCGACGACGACGACGTGGTCGTCACGCCCGCGGCGGGGATGAAACGGGACGACGACGGCTTCCACTATCACCCGCCGGGCGCGGGCAGCGTGACGGCGCTGGTCCGCGAGGCCGTGCCCGAGCACGTTCCGGTCGTCGGCGCGTTCCACAACCTCGCGGCCGGTCGGCTGGCTGACCTGGAGGCCGACCTCGGCATCGACACGCTGGTCATCGGCGACGACGCGGACGCGACCGCGACGGTCTCGCGGCTGGCCGAGGAGATCGAGGGGCTGCGGGCGCTCGATGCGGGCGGGCTGGCGAACGCCGCCGAGGTGGAGTCGCTGACGCCGCTTCTGGTGAACGTGGCGACGAACAACGAGGGCATGCACGACCTGGGCGTTCGGTTCTCCTGA
- a CDS encoding carboxypeptidase M32, translating into MATEATSDGEADAYAELTDRLERVNAVEGAGGVLGWDQQVMMPEGGTPARSKQLSVLSSVSHDMLTDERTGDLLDACEELDLDEGRAAVLREARRKYERADAVPRDLVEEISSTSAEALSAWEEAKAEDDFETFAPYLEKHVELKREYAEHVDPDRDAYEVLFEEYEPCLPLSQAEEILSDLKETLVPMIEEIRESDADVTTDAFTGTFDTDAQEALSRDVLSTLGYDWDRGRLDVSSHPFTSGNQFDCRVTTRFDEADPLGALMATVHEFGHAYYNLGLPREHFGTPLGESRDLSVHESQSRLWENHVGRSRAFWEQILPSVREQFPDTDASVEEAYESASQVYEDNLIRVEADELTYHLHIVIRFEIERALIAGELDVSEVPEVWNDKYEEYLGIRPETDAEGCLQDIHWSHGNFGYFPTYSLGSVMATQLFEAASDEIDDLESKIREGDFEDLQDWLRENVHRHGAKYETNELVKRATGEEFTADYFTSYAADKYGELYELESSV; encoded by the coding sequence ATGGCAACAGAGGCGACGTCGGACGGGGAGGCCGACGCCTACGCGGAACTGACGGACAGGCTCGAACGGGTCAACGCGGTGGAGGGAGCGGGCGGCGTGCTGGGCTGGGACCAGCAGGTGATGATGCCCGAGGGCGGCACCCCCGCGCGGTCGAAACAGCTCTCGGTGCTCTCGTCGGTGAGCCACGACATGCTCACCGACGAGCGGACCGGCGACCTGCTCGACGCCTGCGAGGAACTCGATCTCGACGAGGGACGGGCGGCGGTCCTCCGGGAGGCGCGACGGAAGTACGAGCGCGCCGACGCCGTGCCCCGCGACCTGGTCGAGGAGATCTCGAGCACGTCCGCGGAAGCGCTCTCCGCCTGGGAGGAGGCGAAGGCGGAGGACGACTTCGAGACGTTCGCGCCGTACCTGGAGAAACACGTCGAACTCAAGCGCGAGTACGCCGAGCACGTCGACCCCGACCGGGACGCCTACGAGGTGCTGTTCGAGGAGTACGAGCCGTGCCTCCCGCTCTCGCAGGCCGAGGAGATCCTCTCGGACCTGAAGGAGACGCTCGTCCCGATGATCGAGGAGATCCGGGAAAGCGACGCCGACGTGACGACCGACGCCTTCACGGGCACGTTCGACACCGACGCCCAGGAGGCGCTCTCGCGTGACGTGCTCTCGACGCTCGGGTACGACTGGGACCGCGGGCGCCTCGACGTCTCCAGCCACCCGTTCACCTCGGGGAACCAGTTCGACTGCCGCGTCACGACGCGCTTCGACGAGGCCGACCCGCTGGGCGCGCTGATGGCGACGGTCCACGAGTTCGGGCACGCGTACTACAACCTCGGGCTCCCGCGGGAGCACTTCGGGACGCCGCTGGGCGAGTCGCGCGACCTGTCGGTCCACGAGAGCCAGAGCCGCCTCTGGGAGAACCACGTCGGTCGGTCGCGCGCGTTCTGGGAGCAGATCTTGCCGAGCGTCCGCGAACAGTTCCCGGACACCGACGCGTCGGTCGAGGAGGCGTACGAATCGGCGAGCCAGGTGTACGAGGACAACCTCATCCGCGTCGAGGCGGACGAACTCACCTACCACCTCCACATCGTCATCCGGTTCGAGATCGAGAGAGCCCTGATCGCGGGCGAACTCGACGTCTCGGAGGTGCCCGAGGTGTGGAACGACAAGTACGAGGAGTACCTCGGCATCCGTCCCGAGACGGACGCCGAGGGCTGCCTGCAGGACATCCACTGGAGCCACGGCAACTTCGGCTACTTCCCGACGTACTCGCTCGGCTCCGTGATGGCGACGCAGCTGTTCGAGGCCGCGAGCGACGAGATCGACGACCTGGAGTCGAAGATCCGCGAGGGCGACTTCGAGGACCTGCAGGACTGGCTCCGCGAGAACGTCCACCGCCACGGCGCGAAGTACGAGACGAACGAACTCGTGAAGCGCGCGACCGGCGAGGAGTTCACGGCCGACTACTTCACGTCGTACGCCGCCGACAAGTACGGGGAGCTGTACGAACTGGAATCGTCCGTCTGA